One window of Verrucomicrobiales bacterium genomic DNA carries:
- a CDS encoding twin-arginine translocase subunit TatC, translating to MDSERDEVSPSQLDEYAEEEGGGPIKSFLEHLEDLRWTLIKCLVTILISMLVCMIGSNYLTAILEFPLNHPLGVMAKKPNTELIPLHLGTNQVGVLPASVLGITNNTGSNRVASLNLVPSLIGSNWLLTLQPDVVPFVPSTAPRLKMFGPMAPVMVMLKLALFGGLILSAPLVILFVGQFVLPALHVHEKKILYQAVGFGAGLFILGVLFAYFVVTGVALMASVDIAVWMGFAADEWRAEDYISFVTKFLLGMGICFEIPVVILVLVKIGLLDYKKLSNFRAYAFVINLVIGAVVTPSGDPFTMLLFAAPLHLLYEISVIIAWFWARGDAKKALRETRA from the coding sequence ATGGATTCTGAAAGGGACGAGGTTTCTCCTTCCCAGCTTGACGAGTATGCTGAGGAAGAGGGTGGGGGGCCAATCAAGTCCTTTCTCGAGCACCTTGAGGACCTGAGATGGACTCTCATTAAGTGCTTAGTGACCATCCTCATTTCGATGCTGGTCTGTATGATCGGCTCGAACTATCTCACCGCGATCCTGGAATTCCCGCTCAATCATCCGCTTGGAGTCATGGCCAAGAAGCCAAACACCGAGCTTATTCCCCTTCATCTCGGAACCAATCAGGTGGGAGTCCTTCCGGCTTCGGTGCTCGGGATTACCAATAACACGGGAAGCAACCGTGTTGCCTCACTCAATCTCGTCCCGAGTCTGATCGGCAGCAACTGGCTTCTGACCTTGCAACCTGATGTCGTGCCCTTCGTTCCCTCCACAGCCCCGAGGTTGAAGATGTTTGGACCGATGGCTCCCGTCATGGTGATGCTGAAATTGGCCTTGTTCGGCGGACTGATTCTTTCCGCTCCACTGGTCATTCTTTTTGTGGGGCAGTTTGTCCTGCCGGCACTGCACGTTCACGAGAAGAAGATCCTCTATCAAGCGGTGGGATTTGGGGCCGGGTTGTTCATTTTGGGTGTCCTGTTCGCGTACTTTGTAGTGACGGGTGTCGCGTTGATGGCCTCGGTCGATATTGCGGTCTGGATGGGGTTTGCCGCCGACGAATGGCGGGCGGAGGATTACATCAGCTTTGTGACCAAGTTCCTCCTCGGTATGGGCATCTGTTTTGAGATCCCGGTGGTGATCCTGGTGCTGGTGAAGATTGGTCTGCTGGACTACAAGAAGCTCTCGAACTTCCGGGCCTACGCCTTTGTGATCAATTTGGTGATTGGCGCGGTGGTGACTCCTTCCGGCGATCCGTTCACGATGCTGCTGTTTGCCGCTCCGTTGCATCTGCTCTATGAAATCAGCGTGATTATCGCTTGGTTCTGGGCGCGAGGCGACGCTAAGAAGGCGCTCCGCGAGACCCGCGCCTAG
- a CDS encoding twin-arginine translocase TatA/TatE family subunit: MLGWPEIIGILVVVLVLFGAKKIPELAKGLGSGIKEFKKATREVQDDLQRAIEEEPPPPPKRTLPPAETVSKSTSADHPGEQPKV, translated from the coding sequence ATGTTAGGCTGGCCTGAAATTATTGGAATTTTGGTAGTGGTCTTGGTTCTTTTTGGAGCCAAGAAGATCCCTGAACTGGCCAAGGGGCTGGGCAGCGGCATCAAGGAATTTAAAAAGGCGACGCGCGAGGTTCAGGATGACTTGCAACGAGCCATTGAAGAGGAGCCCCCTCCTCCTCCCAAACGGACACTTCCTCCAGCCGAGACGGTCTCCAAGAGCACTTCGGCCGATCACCCTGGTGAGCAGCCCAAAGTTTAA
- a CDS encoding twin-arginine translocase TatA/TatE family subunit, with protein sequence MLALLGWPEIIALLVVVMILFGAKKLPDLMKGLGSGIKEFKKATREETPE encoded by the coding sequence ATGTTGGCTCTCCTCGGTTGGCCAGAGATTATCGCTCTCCTGGTGGTGGTGATGATTCTTTTTGGGGCCAAGAAGCTTCCCGATCTCATGAAGGGGCTGGGCAGCGGCATCAAGGAGTTCAAGAAAGCCACGCGCGAAGAGACTCCGGAGTAG